One Candidatus Paceibacterota bacterium genomic window carries:
- a CDS encoding class I SAM-dependent methyltransferase, which translates to MKKNEFNSEFWEKYFKVYDILNLCIPYIKLKEEFIKYTDPRSKDKILDAGGGTGNIGIELYRKGADVIILDFSKEALAICRQKETNIKTMHADLSEPLQFSDNFFDKIISNNVLYTIPKEKRNKIFKEFNRILKPGGKIIISNIKKGFNPAVIYKEHVFDSIFKDGFCKTFSIIFKMIYPTLKMFYYNSLIKKAEKHNKYSFLEQFDQEALLKNNRFKILLSKIIYANQAVISVAEKI; encoded by the coding sequence ATGAAAAAAAATGAATTCAATTCAGAATTTTGGGAGAAATATTTTAAAGTATACGACATATTAAATCTTTGTATCCCCTATATAAAATTAAAAGAAGAATTTATAAAATATACTGACCCAAGAAGCAAAGACAAAATACTCGACGCGGGAGGAGGGACGGGGAACATTGGCATAGAATTATACAGAAAGGGCGCAGATGTCATTATTTTAGATTTTTCTAAAGAAGCGCTCGCTATTTGTAGACAAAAAGAAACAAATATAAAAACAATGCATGCTGATTTGTCCGAACCGTTACAATTTTCAGACAATTTTTTTGATAAAATAATATCCAATAATGTTCTCTATACGATCCCAAAAGAAAAACGGAATAAAATTTTTAAAGAGTTTAACAGAATATTAAAACCTGGGGGCAAAATAATTATTTCTAACATAAAAAAAGGGTTTAACCCTGCTGTTATATACAAAGAACATGTTTTCGATTCAATCTTTAAGGATGGTTTCTGCAAAACTTTTTCAATTATATTTAAAATGATATATCCAACCTTAAAGATGTTCTACTACAATAGTCTTATAAAGAAAGCGGAAAAGCATAATAAGTATTCTTTTTTGGAACAGTTTGATCAAGAAGCTTTATTAAAAAATAACCGTTTTAAAATTTTATTATCAAAGATAATTTATGCTAACCAAGCAGTGATAAGTGTCGCTGAAAAAATTTAA
- a CDS encoding ATP-binding protein → MTISSLFLILSGIFNALLALAVLRKGENPRVKKFYGILAVNVMLWCLSIFLFRTLETPFFVMAWGRLAHIAAVGIAFSLFFFSIHFPYTRIKKTKILSLLLLLLSLLLIYLLIFSNLIIDGFKQTDGDNYYQIGYLYLSYSLFIAVFFFISFIELFIKFLKSKGIEKLQIEFIFLGLVITGVVGVTANLILPGIGIIKYNWLGPIGTFIMLSFFAYAILKHHLLNIKVIATEIFSILMAVILLIDAILTENATSFILKFSLFIAVVISGLLLIRSVTAEIRARQKIQELAENLEAANEKLKQLDQEKSDFLSIASHQLRTPMTVIKGYVSMIKEGTFGKLTPNAEEAISKVYISNQRLIKLIGDLLDISRIERGKMKYEFSKQNIQKIVEESVGELKSIAESKGLKMNYKKPKEKIPEITMDGDYIKQVVMNLLDNAIKYTIDGGISIELSAAPEKVILKIKDTGEGISNEGMKKLFQKYERGLKEGSQGLGMGLFVAKKIMDDHKGKIWAESGGEGKGSTFIVELPIS, encoded by the coding sequence ATGACGATAAGTTCTCTGTTTTTAATTTTATCAGGTATTTTTAATGCACTATTGGCACTCGCCGTACTTAGAAAAGGCGAGAATCCTCGTGTAAAAAAATTCTATGGGATACTCGCCGTGAATGTGATGCTTTGGTGTCTTTCTATTTTTCTTTTTAGAACCTTGGAAACTCCATTTTTTGTAATGGCTTGGGGAAGATTGGCTCATATAGCCGCTGTTGGAATAGCTTTTTCTCTTTTCTTTTTTTCTATACATTTCCCTTATACCAGAATTAAAAAAACAAAAATCCTATCCCTCCTTTTGCTTCTTCTTTCGTTATTGCTGATCTATTTATTAATTTTTTCTAATTTAATAATAGACGGATTTAAACAAACTGATGGAGATAATTATTACCAGATAGGATACTTGTATCTATCTTACAGCCTGTTTATAGCCGTTTTTTTCTTTATTTCATTTATAGAACTTTTTATAAAATTTTTAAAATCAAAAGGCATTGAAAAATTGCAAATAGAATTTATTTTTTTAGGTTTAGTCATAACCGGCGTTGTTGGCGTTACCGCTAATTTAATACTTCCTGGAATCGGTATCATAAAATATAACTGGTTGGGACCTATCGGCACATTTATAATGCTTTCTTTCTTTGCTTATGCAATACTTAAACATCATTTATTAAACATAAAAGTTATTGCCACTGAAATTTTCAGTATATTAATGGCCGTTATTTTGTTAATTGACGCCATTTTAACTGAAAATGCCACAAGCTTTATATTAAAATTTTCACTATTTATTGCTGTCGTTATTTCCGGTTTACTTTTAATCCGCAGCGTGACGGCGGAAATCCGAGCCAGGCAAAAAATCCAGGAGCTGGCGGAAAATCTAGAAGCTGCCAATGAAAAACTGAAACAGCTAGACCAAGAAAAATCGGATTTTCTATCTATCGCTTCTCATCAGCTAAGAACTCCGATGACGGTTATAAAAGGCTACGTTTCAATGATAAAAGAAGGAACTTTCGGCAAATTGACTCCGAACGCCGAGGAAGCGATTTCAAAAGTTTATATTTCAAACCAACGTCTTATAAAACTTATTGGCGATCTTTTGGATATTTCAAGAATAGAACGCGGAAAAATGAAATATGAGTTTTCCAAACAAAATATTCAAAAAATAGTGGAGGAATCCGTGGGAGAACTAAAATCTATTGCCGAAAGCAAGGGCCTGAAGATGAATTATAAAAAACCGAAAGAAAAAATACCGGAAATAACCATGGATGGAGATTATATAAAACAGGTGGTGATGAATCTTTTGGACAACGCGATAAAATACACGATTGACGGAGGAATCAGTATTGAACTTTCAGCGGCGCCAGAAAAAGTTATTTTAAAAATCAAAGACACAGGAGAAGGCATCTCCAATGAAGGTATGAAAAAATTATTTCAAAAATACGAAAGGGGGCTGAAAGAAGGTTCGCAAGGACTCGGAATGGGGCTTTTTGTTGCGAAAAAGATAATGGATGACCATAAAGGCAAAATTTGGGCGGAATCGGGAGGAGAGGGCAAGGGAAGCACTTTTATAGTGGAATTGCCGATATCTTGA
- the aspS gene encoding aspartate--tRNA ligase: MARSWIKDAINKTGEQVTLAGWVWNRRDHGKLIFIDLIDTGGAILQVVFAPGANGLPPGAETLRINDVIEINGKMAERPSKMVNLNLETGKVEFQAEELKILNKANPAPFDITDSGYEINEETRLKYRYLDLRRIRLLKNLKERHKTIDFMRNFLKERGFTEVETPMLTKSTPEGARDFVVPSRLHKGKFYALPQAPQQFKQLLMVAGLERYFQVAKCIRDEDTRADRQPEFTQLDIEMSFADREAVMKLNEEMIIETARSLFPEKRIKEMPFPRISYKEAMERYGTDRPDLRTDKNNPNELAFCWVIDFPFFEKTENKEWTFTHNPFSAAMPEWHDSLMSKKDIGEIIAAQYDIVLNGFEIGGGSVRNHRPEALKKVFEILGYNDKQIQENFGHMLEAFSYGAPPHAGIAYGMDRLITILLNEPNIREVIAFPKTGDGRDLMMSAPSEIMAGQLKELGIAIVKPKTTKAKTTKKVKSKKPSKKRK, from the coding sequence ATGGCTAGAAGTTGGATAAAAGACGCGATAAACAAAACAGGCGAACAGGTAACTCTTGCCGGCTGGGTCTGGAACAGGAGAGACCACGGCAAACTTATTTTTATTGACCTTATAGATACTGGAGGAGCGATTCTTCAGGTTGTTTTTGCGCCCGGAGCAAACGGGCTTCCGCCGGGCGCTGAAACTTTAAGAATAAACGACGTTATTGAAATAAACGGGAAGATGGCTGAAAGGCCTTCGAAAATGGTTAATCTCAACCTGGAAACGGGCAAAGTAGAATTTCAGGCGGAAGAACTTAAAATATTAAACAAAGCCAACCCTGCTCCCTTTGATATTACGGACAGCGGATACGAGATAAACGAAGAGACCCGGCTTAAATATCGTTATCTTGATTTACGCAGAATTCGGCTCCTTAAAAATCTGAAAGAACGGCATAAGACGATTGATTTTATGAGGAATTTTTTGAAAGAGCGCGGTTTTACGGAAGTGGAAACTCCGATGCTGACAAAATCAACTCCCGAAGGGGCGCGTGATTTTGTGGTGCCTTCACGGTTACACAAGGGAAAATTTTACGCTTTGCCCCAGGCGCCACAGCAGTTCAAACAGCTTTTAATGGTTGCCGGGCTGGAGAGATATTTTCAAGTAGCGAAGTGCATCAGAGATGAAGATACTCGCGCAGACAGACAGCCGGAATTTACCCAGCTGGATATTGAAATGTCTTTTGCAGACAGGGAAGCGGTAATGAAATTAAACGAAGAAATGATTATTGAAACCGCGCGCTCTCTTTTTCCGGAAAAAAGAATAAAAGAAATGCCGTTTCCTCGGATATCGTATAAAGAAGCAATGGAAAGATACGGCACAGACAGGCCGGATTTAAGAACTGATAAAAATAATCCAAACGAGCTCGCTTTTTGTTGGGTTATTGATTTTCCTTTTTTTGAAAAAACCGAAAATAAAGAGTGGACTTTTACGCACAATCCATTTTCAGCGGCGATGCCCGAATGGCACGATTCGCTTATGTCTAAAAAAGACATCGGAGAAATTATCGCGGCGCAATACGATATTGTTTTAAACGGGTTTGAGATAGGCGGAGGAAGCGTAAGAAATCACAGACCCGAAGCGCTTAAGAAAGTTTTTGAAATTTTAGGATATAACGACAAACAGATTCAGGAAAATTTCGGCCACATGCTTGAAGCGTTTTCTTACGGAGCGCCGCCGCACGCCGGAATTGCTTACGGAATGGACAGGTTGATAACAATACTTTTAAACGAACCGAACATACGCGAAGTTATAGCTTTTCCAAAAACCGGCGATGGCAGAGATTTGATGATGTCCGCGCCATCGGAAATAATGGCAGGACAGCTGAAAGAATTGGGGATAGCGATTGTAAAACCTAAAACAACGAAAGCGAAAACAACAAAAAAAGTAAAGTCCAAAAAACCGTCTAAAAAGAGGAAATAA
- a CDS encoding DUF167 domain-containing protein, producing MTLIKVKVFPGSKKTAITQKAEDSFEIKVKGKAERGEANKEASAALAAYLNIPAKTIKIIKGAKSPNKIFSIRVSN from the coding sequence ATGACGCTTATTAAAGTAAAAGTTTTTCCTGGTTCCAAAAAAACGGCGATAACGCAAAAAGCCGAAGACTCTTTTGAGATAAAAGTGAAAGGGAAGGCGGAAAGAGGAGAAGCAAATAAAGAAGCATCGGCCGCTCTCGCGGCCTATTTGAATATTCCGGCAAAAACCATAAAAATAATAAAGGGGGCGAAAAGCCCCAATAAAATTTTTTCCATCCGTGTATCAAATTAA
- a CDS encoding segregation/condensation protein A has translation MYQIKIKQFEGPFDLLLELIDKKKLPVNEVSLAEVSDQYLNHLKSLPDFPTNEVASFIVIASTLVLIKSRSLMPSLALSSDEETEIRDLEERLRLYKIYRALAKELEKIFGKQVIFARESMLQTETIFAESKDLSLENIFIAAKEMLARLPEKENNFPKAIVKKTITLEQKIQEIKERLNKRISFCFSEIAKNSSGGKADLIINFLALLELTKRGLIMVKQDKVFGEIEINKTK, from the coding sequence GTGTATCAAATTAAAATCAAACAATTTGAAGGACCGTTTGACCTGCTTTTGGAACTTATAGACAAAAAGAAACTTCCGGTAAACGAGGTGTCCTTGGCCGAAGTAAGCGACCAGTATTTAAATCATCTTAAATCACTGCCGGATTTCCCGACAAACGAAGTCGCTTCTTTTATAGTTATCGCTTCAACCCTTGTCCTTATAAAATCGCGTTCCTTGATGCCGTCTCTTGCGCTTTCTTCCGATGAAGAAACCGAGATCCGTGATCTTGAAGAAAGGCTCAGACTCTACAAAATTTACCGGGCGCTAGCCAAGGAACTTGAAAAAATATTCGGTAAACAGGTGATTTTCGCGAGAGAATCCATGCTCCAGACAGAAACTATCTTCGCGGAATCAAAAGATCTCTCACTTGAAAATATATTTATCGCCGCAAAAGAAATGCTGGCGCGCCTTCCTGAGAAGGAAAATAATTTTCCGAAAGCAATAGTCAAAAAAACGATAACCCTTGAGCAAAAAATACAAGAGATAAAGGAACGGCTGAACAAAAGAATTTCGTTTTGCTTTTCTGAAATCGCCAAAAATTCCTCGGGAGGAAAAGCTGATTTGATAATAAATTTTCTCGCTCTCCTTGAATTGACAAAAAGAGGCCTTATAATGGTAAAGCAAGACAAAGTTTTTGGAGAGATAGAAATCAATAAAACGAAATAA
- a CDS encoding SMC-Scp complex subunit ScpB, whose amino-acid sequence MELSNHIEALLFLSGEPIKFSRLSKIFDKDENEIKKAVEETEDRLKNSGIRLMRKDDEIMLATSPESSKYCELFVKEELNKNIGRAGLETLAIIIYKNEEKDGGVSRSEIDNIRGVNSGFTLRNLMIRGFIDRKINPKDKRSFAYSPTIKLFQYLGVYKKIDLPEFETILNQMENASQDTENL is encoded by the coding sequence ATGGAATTATCAAATCACATAGAAGCCCTGCTTTTTCTTTCGGGAGAACCGATAAAATTTTCGCGGCTTTCAAAAATTTTCGATAAAGACGAAAATGAAATAAAAAAAGCGGTGGAAGAGACAGAAGATCGTCTAAAAAATTCGGGAATAAGGCTGATGAGAAAAGACGATGAAATAATGCTCGCCACGTCTCCGGAATCTTCAAAATATTGCGAATTATTCGTTAAAGAAGAATTAAATAAAAATATCGGCCGCGCCGGATTGGAAACTTTGGCAATAATAATTTACAAAAACGAAGAGAAAGACGGCGGAGTTTCGCGTTCGGAAATCGACAATATCCGCGGAGTAAACTCGGGTTTTACTTTAAGAAATCTTATGATACGGGGTTTTATAGACAGAAAAATCAATCCGAAAGACAAAAGAAGTTTCGCGTATTCGCCGACAATAAAACTTTTCCAATACTTAGGGGTTTATAAAAAAATAGATCTGCCGGAATTTGAAACTATATTAAATCAAATGGAAAATGCATCCCAAGATACTGAAAATTTGTAG
- a CDS encoding phospho-N-acetylmuramoyl-pentapeptide-transferase: METGLNILKVFGLSALSFFVGFFLTPILTHYLYKYKAWKKNARDKALSGEEAVVFKKFHQEKEVSTPRMGGILIWGSTLLVSLFFWLIWQVLPSVFTEKINFLSRAQTWLPLFALISASVIGLVDDIFQVKGKGSYIGGGLSLKKRLLLVALIGLIGGVWFYAKLGADTLNIPFVGEFQIGWLLVPFFILVMLATFSGGVIDGLDGLAGGVFASIFAAYAGIAFFQNQIDLAAFCAVLTGAILAFLWFNIPPARFYMGETGTLGLTACLTTIAFLTDSVLVLPVIAFPLVAASGSAIIQILSKRFFHKKVFIAAPIHHHFEAKNWPSYKVTMRFWVIGVVFAIIGMVAALIG; the protein is encoded by the coding sequence ATGGAAACCGGATTAAACATTCTTAAAGTTTTCGGCCTATCTGCTTTAAGCTTTTTTGTCGGCTTTTTTCTGACACCGATTCTGACTCATTATCTTTATAAATACAAAGCATGGAAAAAAAATGCCAGAGACAAAGCGTTAAGCGGGGAAGAAGCGGTAGTTTTTAAAAAATTTCATCAAGAAAAAGAAGTAAGCACCCCTCGCATGGGAGGAATTTTAATATGGGGAAGCACTCTTTTGGTTTCTCTGTTTTTTTGGCTGATTTGGCAAGTTTTGCCTTCTGTTTTTACCGAAAAAATCAATTTCTTAAGCAGAGCGCAAACATGGCTGCCGCTTTTTGCTCTTATCTCAGCGTCAGTTATCGGACTTGTTGACGATATTTTTCAGGTTAAAGGCAAAGGTTCTTATATTGGGGGAGGATTAAGCCTAAAAAAAAGGCTTTTACTCGTGGCGCTAATAGGGCTTATCGGCGGAGTCTGGTTTTACGCTAAACTCGGCGCGGATACTCTCAATATCCCCTTTGTTGGAGAATTTCAAATCGGGTGGCTCCTCGTGCCGTTTTTTATTTTAGTAATGCTCGCAACTTTCAGCGGAGGAGTGATAGACGGGCTGGACGGACTTGCCGGCGGAGTTTTTGCTTCAATCTTTGCCGCCTACGCAGGTATCGCTTTTTTCCAAAATCAAATAGATTTGGCGGCTTTTTGCGCGGTTCTAACCGGAGCGATTCTGGCTTTTCTTTGGTTCAACATACCTCCGGCAAGATTTTATATGGGAGAAACGGGAACACTCGGACTTACGGCTTGCCTTACAACGATAGCATTTCTTACGGATTCGGTTTTGGTCTTGCCGGTCATCGCTTTTCCCCTAGTTGCAGCCTCAGGATCCGCCATAATACAAATCCTTTCAAAACGATTTTTTCACAAAAAAGTTTTTATAGCCGCACCGATACATCATCATTTTGAAGCAAAAAACTGGCCTTCATATAAAGTAACGATGCGTTTTTGGGTCATAGGCGTGGTTTTTGCTATAATAGGAATGGTAGCGGCGCTCATAGGATAA
- a CDS encoding amidohydrolase family protein yields MAHDVIIKNGIIFDGTGAIPVRADLAIDNGKVNDVGNYKNDNAAVVIDASNLYIMPGFIDITNHSDTHWTIFSQPKQESLLRQGITTIIGGHGGVSLAPFLNSEMLDGLNRWVDTSEININWQTVKEFLESAQKIKIPLNFGTFVGHETLRASILKGEVRAASKKELSEMLNLLDNALKEGAFGLTTNLGIPQGQAASDEEIKSLFAMTARHKLLTSHHLENEGKNMLPSISRLINFLRTSGAKGHIAHLKAIGRSAWESFPNALNMIELASKEGVTLSCDFFPYTRTGSNLMSLLPSWALAEKKEIIMGLLNDEESKRHILEYLETLTLHYDRITIASASRDFSIVGKTINKISEDSGLSCGEVVLKLLETNELRVSIFNEVISPENIKDLAKKPYSMISTDGVGYEIEKIQNQKDMPHPRSFGSFPKVFDWLVKEEGILTWESAVRKMTSLPAETLGIKDRGVLRKGYWADVVVIDPQKIKGESDYNNPFKYADGTQYVFVNGSLVLAENKLAENYGGTILKSND; encoded by the coding sequence ATGGCTCACGACGTAATAATTAAAAATGGAATAATATTTGACGGCACCGGAGCTATTCCCGTACGCGCGGATCTCGCCATAGACAACGGTAAAGTAAACGACGTGGGGAATTATAAAAACGACAATGCCGCGGTTGTAATTGACGCGTCCAATTTATATATAATGCCTGGATTCATAGACATCACGAACCATTCCGACACTCATTGGACAATATTTTCACAACCCAAGCAGGAAAGTTTATTAAGGCAGGGAATAACCACAATAATAGGAGGGCACGGCGGAGTTTCTTTGGCGCCTTTTCTTAATTCCGAGATGCTTGATGGTCTAAACAGGTGGGTTGATACTTCAGAAATAAACATAAATTGGCAGACCGTAAAAGAATTTTTGGAGTCGGCACAAAAAATAAAAATTCCGCTGAATTTCGGAACTTTCGTGGGCCACGAAACTTTACGCGCCAGCATTCTTAAAGGAGAAGTCCGCGCCGCAAGCAAAAAAGAACTAAGCGAAATGCTAAACCTTTTAGACAACGCGCTTAAAGAAGGGGCTTTCGGATTAACCACGAATTTAGGAATTCCTCAGGGTCAAGCGGCTTCGGATGAAGAAATAAAATCGCTTTTCGCCATGACCGCGCGCCATAAACTGCTTACTTCGCACCATTTGGAAAACGAGGGGAAAAACATGCTTCCTTCAATTTCCCGTCTCATAAATTTTTTAAGAACTTCCGGAGCGAAAGGTCATATAGCTCACTTAAAAGCCATAGGCCGCAGCGCTTGGGAAAGTTTTCCGAACGCGCTAAACATGATAGAACTGGCATCAAAAGAAGGGGTTACTTTAAGCTGTGATTTTTTTCCTTACACGCGGACAGGATCCAATCTTATGAGTCTGCTTCCAAGCTGGGCATTGGCGGAAAAGAAAGAAATAATAATGGGTCTTCTTAACGACGAAGAGTCCAAACGGCATATTTTGGAATATCTGGAAACTTTAACTCTCCATTACGACAGAATAACCATTGCTTCCGCCAGCCGAGATTTTAGCATTGTCGGCAAAACAATAAACAAAATAAGCGAAGACTCGGGTTTGAGCTGCGGAGAGGTTGTACTAAAACTTCTCGAAACCAACGAGTTGCGCGTTTCTATTTTTAACGAAGTTATCTCTCCGGAAAATATAAAAGATCTGGCGAAAAAACCTTATTCCATGATATCAACGGACGGCGTCGGCTACGAAATAGAAAAAATACAAAACCAAAAAGACATGCCGCATCCCCGGTCATTTGGTTCATTTCCGAAAGTTTTTGACTGGCTGGTCAAGGAAGAAGGAATACTCACATGGGAATCGGCTGTAAGGAAAATGACTTCGCTTCCGGCGGAAACCTTGGGAATTAAAGACAGAGGAGTTCTTAGAAAAGGGTACTGGGCCGACGTGGTTGTTATTGACCCTCAAAAAATAAAAGGAGAATCCGATTACAATAATCCGTTTAAATACGCCGATGGAACACAGTATGTATTCGTAAACGGCTCTTTGGTTTTAGCGGAAAATAAATTGGCGGAAAATTACGGAGGAACAATTTTAAAAAGCAACGATTAG
- a CDS encoding putative peptidoglycan glycosyltransferase FtsW, whose amino-acid sequence MAYARKYDRAFLITIVFLVLFGFFELSSASLGLTARGDKNSYIILFKQMAIGGAGFFLFFLCSKIPYKKWKTFAIPIFIASFLLTLLVLENKFGLSSSHGGAKRWLNIGPFTLQPSEFLKLAFVIYLSSWLSRRQNEIGSFKTGVLPFLVMAGFVSAALILQPDFGTLGIILITAAILFFLAGAKWKHMALIFVLGPALVIGLAYGSSHFSCLKDFSHLKKRIDIFLNPSKDTQDSGYQLYQMKTAIGSGGIFGKGFGDGTSKFNFLPEPIGDSIFAVIGEEFGFIGTLFLSGLFVFLFLKCIRISIRAPDSFGRLLAAGLGIIIVIQAFINMYASVGLIPLTGVPLTFISQGGSALIFNLAEAGIIFNISNNC is encoded by the coding sequence ATGGCATACGCAAGAAAATATGACCGGGCTTTTTTGATAACCATTGTATTTTTGGTTCTTTTCGGTTTTTTCGAATTGTCGTCCGCTTCTTTGGGGCTGACGGCCAGGGGAGACAAAAATTCGTATATAATTCTTTTTAAACAAATGGCGATCGGAGGCGCGGGATTTTTTCTGTTTTTTCTGTGTTCAAAAATACCTTACAAAAAATGGAAAACTTTCGCGATTCCTATTTTTATAGCAAGTTTTCTTCTTACTCTTTTGGTTCTTGAAAATAAATTCGGATTAAGCTCTTCGCACGGAGGAGCTAAAAGGTGGCTTAATATCGGCCCGTTCACGTTACAGCCGTCCGAGTTTCTAAAATTGGCTTTTGTGATTTATCTGAGCTCATGGCTGTCGCGGCGGCAAAATGAAATAGGCTCTTTCAAGACAGGGGTGCTTCCTTTTCTTGTCATGGCTGGTTTTGTTTCCGCCGCACTGATATTGCAACCGGACTTCGGAACATTGGGAATAATATTGATTACGGCGGCTATTCTGTTTTTTTTGGCCGGCGCAAAATGGAAACACATGGCGCTGATATTTGTTCTTGGTCCGGCTCTTGTGATAGGTCTTGCTTATGGCAGCTCTCATTTTTCCTGCCTTAAGGATTTTTCTCATCTTAAAAAACGAATAGATATATTTTTAAATCCGTCAAAAGACACCCAAGATTCCGGTTATCAATTATACCAGATGAAAACCGCAATCGGCTCCGGAGGAATATTCGGAAAAGGTTTCGGCGATGGCACTTCAAAATTCAATTTTCTTCCGGAACCGATAGGGGATTCTATTTTCGCGGTTATCGGCGAAGAATTCGGTTTTATCGGAACCTTATTTCTCTCGGGATTGTTTGTTTTTCTGTTTCTAAAATGTATAAGAATATCAATAAGAGCGCCGGATTCTTTCGGTAGACTATTGGCCGCCGGTCTTGGTATAATAATAGTCATACAGGCGTTCATAAACATGTACGCCTCAGTTGGACTTATCCCCCTCACGGGTGTGCCTTTAACATTCATTTCCCAAGGCGGCTCGGCTCTTATTTTTAATCTGGCCGAAGCGGGAATAATATTTAATATTTCAAATAACTGTTAA
- the murG gene encoding undecaprenyldiphospho-muramoylpentapeptide beta-N-acetylglucosaminyltransferase, which yields MKILLTGGGTGGHFYPIISVCEAIFDLCEEERIIHPRLIFMSDSIYDKEIVTQMGISFKKVRAGKIRRYFSILNILDIFKTFLGAAKALFLVYSEMPDVIFAKGGYSSFPALLAGRILGIPIFLHESDAIPGKVNSWFGKSAKRIAISFEEAGKYFSKEKTAFTGVPIRKEITGRTPEEGREAFSLENGIKTILVLGGSQGSQNINDTLLNGIEELLKTYQIIHQCGQKNETEVRSRSEVILDKSQFKSRYHLKGFMNAGEIRNASSCADLVVSRAGATAIYEIAAWGTPSIMIPLKNSAQNHQKANAYEYSKKGAAEVVEESNLSPHVLISEINRIFSSPEASIKMADSAKKFSKPEAARKIAQEIINLALEHSA from the coding sequence ATGAAAATTCTTTTAACCGGAGGAGGAACTGGCGGTCATTTTTACCCGATTATTTCCGTCTGCGAAGCAATTTTTGACCTTTGCGAAGAAGAACGAATAATTCATCCCAGGCTTATTTTCATGTCCGACTCAATCTACGACAAAGAAATTGTCACACAGATGGGGATTTCTTTTAAAAAGGTTCGGGCGGGAAAAATCCGAAGATATTTTTCTATTTTGAATATCTTGGATATATTCAAAACCTTTTTGGGTGCGGCAAAAGCTTTGTTTTTGGTTTATTCGGAAATGCCCGATGTAATTTTTGCCAAGGGAGGTTATTCCAGTTTTCCGGCCCTTCTCGCCGGACGAATTCTTGGAATTCCTATTTTTCTGCACGAATCCGACGCAATACCCGGTAAAGTAAATTCATGGTTTGGAAAATCAGCAAAAAGAATTGCCATCTCTTTTGAAGAAGCGGGAAAATATTTTTCAAAAGAAAAGACAGCATTCACTGGCGTGCCTATAAGAAAAGAAATAACGGGTCGTACTCCCGAAGAAGGAAGGGAAGCGTTTAGTCTGGAGAACGGAATAAAAACAATCCTTGTTTTGGGAGGGTCTCAGGGCTCGCAAAATATAAACGATACTCTTTTAAACGGGATTGAAGAGCTTTTAAAAACCTATCAGATAATTCACCAATGCGGCCAGAAAAACGAAACGGAGGTCAGGTCCCGAAGCGAAGTAATCCTTGATAAATCACAATTCAAAAGCAGGTATCACCTGAAGGGTTTTATGAACGCCGGAGAAATAAGGAACGCTTCAAGCTGCGCAGATTTGGTAGTTTCAAGAGCGGGAGCAACGGCCATTTATGAAATTGCGGCATGGGGAACTCCTTCAATTATGATTCCCCTTAAAAACTCCGCGCAAAACCATCAAAAAGCGAATGCGTACGAATATTCAAAGAAAGGAGCGGCGGAAGTGGTTGAAGAAAGCAATCTGTCGCCTCATGTGCTTATTTCGGAAATAAACAGAATTTTTTCTTCCCCCGAAGCATCAATCAAAATGGCCGATTCGGCAAAGAAATTTTCCAAGCCGGAGGCCGCCAGAAAAATAGCCCAGGAAATAATAAATTTAGCGCTTGAGCATTCAGCATGA